Proteins encoded in a region of the Ornithodoros turicata isolate Travis chromosome 3, ASM3712646v1, whole genome shotgun sequence genome:
- the LOC135388232 gene encoding arrestin, lateral eye-like, whose translation MAFLILLCMIVAVKVFKKTSPNGKVTVYVGTRDFAQRGDQCDPVEGVVLVETDYLKGRKVYGQVITTFRYGREEDEIMGLRFYRQLYLAHDQVVPEKNQIAQVSDLQQRLLRKLGTNAYPFCFTLPTNAPMSVTLQPGPKDQGKPLGVEYELRLYVADDDKQKPHRRSMVNMAIRKIQYAPLTQRERQPTTVVCKGFMLSPGKVELEVVLDKEIYFHDDKINAQVTVSNFSKKSVRNIKILVLQNTEVTLVHGHYSKVVSSIECRENCPIPPGASFSKEFHLLPLASENRDRRGIALDGMLKETESCLASSTLNHEDAIGIIISYVLRVQLYLGPMSGDLIADVPFKLAKPEPEDACPKLQEKRVIDRSKLKKQLTREMSTNLVFEDFAWHRQISEDAQEG comes from the coding sequence ATGGCGTTTTTAATTCTTCTTTGCATGATAGTTGCCGTTAAGGTATTTAAGAAAACGTCACCGAATGGCAAGGTCACCGTCTATGTTGGCACACGTGATTTCGCACAACGCGGTGATCAGTGTGATCCTGTAGAAGGCGTCGTCCTTGTTGAAACCGACTACCTGAAAGGAAGAAAGGTTTACGGGCAAGTCATAACGACCTTCAGGTATGGACGAGAAGAGGATGAAATCATGGGATTGCGGTTCTACCGCCAGCTCTACCTAGCTCACGACCAAGTTGTGCCCGAAAAGAATCAGATTGCGCAAGTTTCGGATCTACAGCAACGTCTGCTCCGCAAGCTTGGAACGAATGCCTACCCCTTCTGCTTCACGTTGCCCACCAATGCTCCCATGTCTGTAACTCTCCAGCCCGGACCAAAGGACCAGGGCAAGCCTCTCGGAGTTGAGTATGAACTGAGATTGTACGTCGCCGACGACGACAAGCAGAAACCGCACCGTCGTAGCATGGTCAACATGGCCATCCGCAAGATACAGTATGCTCCACTGACGCAGAGGGAACGTCAGCCgaccaccgtcgtctgcaaaGGCTTCATGCTCAGTCCCGGAAAGGTGGAATTGGAAGTGGTGCTCGACAAAGAGATCTATTTCCACGACGACAAGATCAACGCCCAAGTCACTGTGTCGAACTTCTCGAAGAAGAGCGTCCGCAACATCAAGATCCTCGTCCTGCAGAACACGGAAGTGACCCTCGTCCACGGCCACTACAGTAAGGTTGTTTCCAGCATCGAGTGCCGCGAGAATTGTCCGATCCCTCCTGGAGCTTCCTTCTCCAAGGAGTTCCACCTTCTGCCTCTCGCATCCGAGAACAGGGACCGCCGCGGGATTGCCCTAGACGGCATGTTGAAGGAAACCGAGTCGTGCTTGGCATCTTCGACGCTCAACCACGAGGATGCCATCGGTATCATCATATCCTACGTGCTGAGGGTCCAGCTGTACCTGGGCCCGATGTCGGGTGACCTGATCGCGGACGTTCCGTTCAAGCTTGCCAAACCGGAACCGGAGGACGCCTGTCCGAAGCTGCAGGAGAAGCGAGTGATCGACAGGTCGAAGTTGAAGAAGCAGTTGACCCGCGAGATGAGCACCAACTTGGTCTTCGAAGATTTTGCGTGGCATCGGCAAATAAGTGAGGATGCACAAGAAGGTTGA
- the LOC135388234 gene encoding all trans-polyprenyl-diphosphate synthase PDSS2-like, whose protein sequence is MKRIWHKSLGSLRCTPVSVQCFIGRSASTNIWPSTKSTDWNRAVSNAEKIVGYPTSYFSLRCLLNDETSNIAFHVRKLIGTNHPVLKTAKRLIYNGRTNIQTRGLIVLLLSKASGHPRKAGLEEERVAGITQRQRSLAEITEMIHTAHLIHRGILNLSNDLFPDATTLKDLQFGNKISVLTGDYLIANASKFLTDLKNCKVVDLVATAIGDFMQSEFIGDHDQQGHPIPYPGMTIQNWEEKNYLSTGSLMSNSCQATLELAGHEEKFQELGFEFGKSIGLAWQVHSDLQPFVDTYRNPPGLPFSLMSAPVILQLENDSSLLKEINYCRDNLEKLDYLKLHTCIMNGDGVEKAKALLESYTSRALAVLNRIPPSEATTALRNIIQALRE, encoded by the exons ATGAAGCGCATTTGGCACAAAAGTTTGGGCTCTTTACGTTGCACACCAGTTTCTGTGCAATGCTTCATCGGTAGATCTGCATCAACGAACATTTGGCCCTCAACGAAAAGCACGGACTGGAATCGTGCAGTGTCCAACGCTGAGAAAATAGTGGGATACCCAACTTCTTACTTTAGCTTACGGTGCCTTTTAAATGACGAAACGTCCAACATAGCATTTCACGTTCGAAAACTAATCGGTACAAACCATCCGGTGCTCAAGACAGCAAA GCGGCTCATCTACAATGGTCGAACCAATATTCAAACCCGAGGCCTCATCGTCCTGTTGCTCTCCAAAGCATCCGGTCATCCGCGAAAGGCGGGACTGGAAGAGGAGCGCGTCGCGGGGATCACCCAGCGGCAGCGCTCTCTCGCGGAAATCACGGAAATGATCCACACAGCGCACTTGATCCACCGTGGGATCCTGAACTTGTCCAACGACCTCTTTCCAGACGCAACAACCCTGAAGGACCTCCAGTTCGGCAATAAGATTTCCGTACTCACTGGAGACTACCTAATTGCCAATGCGAGCAAATTCTTGACTGACCTCAAGAACTGTAAG GTCGTGGACTTGGTTGCCACGGCGATCGGAGACTTCATGCAGTCAGAATTCATCGGGGACCACGACCAGCAGGGTCACCCCATCCCGTATCCTGGCATGACCATTCAGAACTGGGAAGAGAAGAATTATCTGTCCACAGGATCACTCATGTCTAACAGCTGCCAGGCAACACTGGAGCTGGCGGGCCACGAGGAAAAGTTCCAGGAGCTCGGATTCGAGTTTGGGAAAAGCATTGGGCTCGCTTGGCAG GTTCATTCTGATCTACAGCCTTTCGTAGACACGTACAGGAACCCACCCGGATTGCCCTTCAGCCTTATGTCAGCTCCTGTGATACTGCAACTTGAGAACGACTCTAGCTTGCTCAAAGAGATCAACTACTGCCGCGACAACCTTGAAAAGCTGGACTACCTCAAG TTGCACACGTGTATAATGAACGGCGATGGCGTGGAGAAGGCCAAAGCCCTCTTGGAATCCTACACGTCGAGAGCCCTTGCCGTTCTCAACAGGATTCCTCCGTCGGAAGCAACGACGGCCCTGCGGAACATCATTCAAGCACTTAGGGAGTGA